The following nucleotide sequence is from Triticum dicoccoides isolate Atlit2015 ecotype Zavitan chromosome 7B, WEW_v2.0, whole genome shotgun sequence.
ACATAGAAGTACATTTCCAGATAATAGAGATGTTCTATATACTACCTCTAGAGCTCACCAAGTATAGCGATGATAGTCTGGGTCCGGGACGACCATTTCTCTGGTGGTCTTCTCTGCGGTATCTCTCCCAAACCGCGAAGAGAAGGACAAAATAGGTTACCAGATTAAGTCTTACTGAAACCAAACTTTTCGGTAGTGTGAATGCCCTGCCTAGGCCTGATAAGTGTAACAGACTACTCcaggcaagagtaacaatggtcaaTAGACATTTGATGGTCAGGAAAGCAGGGAAATTTTCAGaatgagaaagatgcatacatttAATACTACGTATTAATCAGCACCAACATTCAGGAGACCAGAGAAAAATATATAACATCAAGTATCTAAATCTATAGATTATCAAGTTTGAGTTATACCTGCAAATTAGCAATATATAACATCAAGTATCTAAATCTATAGACGTATTAGTCTAAAAGCAGAGCAAGTCAGGGCACCGGCAACAGCAGACGAGTCTGCGAGGAAAACAAGGGCAAATCAGAGGTGAGGAGAAGCTAGCAGCCAAGAAGAGTGCAGACATACACATATACCTGCAAATCGATGACCACAATAGCAACCACAACAGCAGATTGACAGAGACCTCCACGCAAACAAGATCACAGATCAACTAAGAGCAGCGTGGAAAACCAACGCGAGAAGAGGAAAGGCAGCTCACCACCGGCCCCACCTTGCTCCGCCGCTCCCTCCTGCGCGCGTCCTACCTCACTCGCGAGGGCCGGCGCCGAGCCTGCGCTCCTCCTGCCCGATCccgatggggaggaggaggagggaggcggcccGTGCAGAGTTGACCGGGGGCGCGGCGGCGCGCGACCCAGAGCAGTGAGCGCGAGCTTGATGGGGGCCTATGGGGAGGAGGAGAGGCGAGGAGGAtgactggcggcggcggcagctctcTCCCGAGAGAGACGTGCGGGGAAGAAAGAGAGTGAGGAGAGATCGAACCCTACACTCATTGGGGGGAGGAAGCAGCGAATCGCAAAACGGCAAGTGTTGACCTAGACGCGAAATGACTAAAATGCCCTCGGCGGGGGACGGGAATTTCGGCGGTGGCATGAGATCTTTTACCGTTGGACCGCGCCGACGGGCCGCACGGGACGCGCCCCAGCCCAAGCAAATGACACGCGGGCCCCATCTGCTGGTTACCCCACACGGCAGCGAGACCGGAACGAGTCCGCGAAGTGAGAGAGACCGGGAGAGGGCAGTAACTATTCATTGCTACAGGCGCGGGGGGCGATCCAACGGCCAGAATTTTTCACCGCATCGATCGAACGGTCTGAAACGCATCAAGCAAATTGATCCAACGGCCAGAAATCGCTAATCGCTGAGAGCGTTCGGTAAGCGTCTGAATCCTTATTTCTCGATATGTACCAATCGTGCCACAACAATCAATTCGTGATGGCCAAGACATCCCAAGGCAGGAATAGAGGCTGGATTTAGCCCAACGGTAAAAGACAGACACAGTAACTACGACAACTGGATAGTAAATAGTGTCCGAGCGATCACAGCCGCCGAGCGACGCTAACAGCTGATggagcgacgacggccgtcggatAGTCGCGAAGCGTTAACTGAAGATGCGTTGCCGTTTACTGAATAGTATATGGCGACCTGCGTCAGGTACCTGACAGCAACGCACCGCCGCCGCGAGCTACCGGCAGAAAGCAGCCCAAGCGAAAGCGAGCCGCCTGCCTGCCGGCGTGGCGCGGCGGTGCTCGTCACTCGTTTGCGTCTCCACCATTGCTTAGGATGAACTTGGCGATAAGGAAGGTATAACAGCACTGCGCAAAAGGCGAGATTCCCTGCCTCCCCAGCCATGCCATGCCGCACCCCTCTCGGTGTCCGCCCCCGGTGGGCTTGGAATCTCCCGTCCCTTTCGCTCTATACAAGCCCCACTTCCTCCTCCCCTGCCCCAGCCCCCGCGCACGCCATCTGTTCGACGTATTGCCGACATGGCGCTCCCTCGCGCGGGCGTCCTGATCTTTGGTCTTCTGTGCGTGTTCCAACTGTCACATTCATCGTCAGGTCAGAATTGCTCAGTGGGGACTGCTTAAATGGATGCGGTTGTTCTTGCCGTCTTGGCGGTGGTGGGTAAGCTGTGCTTTGTCTTTGCAGACAAGGACGACTTCACCAAGGTCAGGGCGGTGAACTTGGGAGGCTGGCTGGTGGTGGAGGGGTGGATCAAGCCTTCCTTGTTTGATGgcatcccaaacggggacatgctgGTAGGTCCTCTCTCTTGTTCTCGGACCCAAATGATTGTTATATAGTGCTGTGCATTTTGCTTTGCCTTCTCGTGATGTGGCTATCGGATTCGCTTCAGGATGGCGTGCAGGTGCAGCTCAAGTCTGTTGCCCTCCAGAAGTACGTGAGTGCAGTTGGCGGTGGCGGTGGAAATGTGAACGTGGACCAGGATGCTGCTTCTACATGGGAGACTTTCAAGGTAAACTGTCAAAGGAAAGTGGTTTCTTGGAGTAATGAAAGTGAACTGTTTGGGAAGCTGAATGCTATCGTATCTTgtctgttggatatcttggagaaAACAACGTTGAATAGATACATTCGCATCAACATTTAGGCCCTCATTGTTTTTTCAAGCGCTCCATTTTTGTTCTTCTGTAAAGAACTGAGATGAAAATGCAATACAGAGTAGCATTTTCTTCAACCTTCAAAGACAATATTCGGGTTCCTAAAGATCATCAGGTCTTTAACTCACCAACGTGCCCGGGAAAAAAAACCTCACCAACGTGGCTCAGGAAGACCTAGTTAATTTAGAACTGTCACGAAGTTTAAGGACCCATGTAGTACCCAAGGGCTTAAGGGGAAAACTGAACTGTTTTTACACAGGTCAGGGGGGAAAAATACTGCTTGGTAATATGCAGATGGCTGAATTgtactatgtgtgtgtgtgtgtttcccagTGGAAGAAGGTGCACTTCTAGTAAACTGCACGAGTTCACTATTTTTACATTTGTCCTCTAGAGCTGTCTTCCATCTTAGTGAGAAATAAATATATCTTACTTGAGGGAAAAGAAACATATACTCAAATAAAACAATCGTATCTTAGTTTGTTCCTAACTGCATTTGTCTTGGCGTTATTTTCAGCTGTGGAGAGTTTCTGATAGTGAATTTCAGTTCCGGTGCCTTAATGGTCAGTTCTTAACAGCGAGTAATCAGAATGTGATATCAGCAACTGCAGATTCACCAGGAGACTCCGAAACATTTTATATCGAACGAAATAATACTATGCTTCACATCAAGCTTGTAAACGGGAGCTATTTGCAGGTATTGATTATGCTGTCGATATGATCTTCAGATGTCAGCAGTTATGCACTCTCATCAGACTCCTTTCTATGGAAATGAAACTAATTAACTAAAGCTTCAGCATTGCAACCAGGAAAGTTGATGTATACTCCATTATTCAGGTCACAAACAACAATCAGCTTACTTCAAACTATCGGTCCCAACCTGGATGGGGTGATGATATGGCAACATTCCAAATGACAATAGCTGCCAACAACTTGCATGGAGATTACCAGCTTGCTAATGGGTATGGACCTGCGCAGGCAAAAGCAGTCTTGACTGTAAGTCTTATAATTTCAGAGTTGTGTCACCTCCTCCCAGTCTGTGGTGCAGAGTTTTATCCCATACAAGCATTCATTTGCTATTTTACACAATTTGCAGGAACACCGAAAGAGCTTTGTTACTGGAAATGACTTCCTTATCCTCTCGCAAAACGGTATAAATGCGGTCAGGATTCCAGTTGGATGGTGGATTGCGTATGATCCTGATCCACCCGCTCCATTTATTGGTGGCTCCCTTGAGAACCTTGATAGAGCATTCTACTGGGCACAGTAGGTCTAGCCCCTAAACTGTCCTTGATTGTTACTCCCACAATAAAAAATCTTTTAAAGTTTGAGACTGCACCATATGGTGGATCTGATTTTGAGATCAGGGTTTATGGCTTGAAGTGCATCATCGATCTTCATGCGGCTCCTGGATCTCAAAACGGAATGGAGCACAGTGCTAGTAGGGATGGTTCAGTAGATTGGCCTTCAGAGGTTAACATACAGAAAACTCTGGATGTCATTAAATTTTTAGCTCAAAGGTAACATTAACTCTTTCACTCTCCCTAAAAAAATGAAACTCTTTCACTCTATTTCCTAGTTACGAAATTTTTCCTTTGTGTGGACAAAACATTTCTTGATGATGCCATTGGTGACATCAGGCCACGAAAGTTAACAAAGGCATCACCAAGTTGGAAAATAGACTTTCAGTTCTCATTCTCAATAGATCTTTGAAAGATTAATTTCTCTCATCCTTCAAAGATCTTACAAATAAAAGGTGGTGGACAATGGGCAGCCATAGGCGTTTGTGCAACTTGGCATTACTCATTTTTCAACAATATGTACTCTTGGTCACTAGAATAAGGGAGAAAAGGCAACTTCGGAAAACATGTTAACAAAATTAACAATGTCTGATCCGTTCACTAATGAGGAGATACATGAAAGTGAAGAGCCATGTTTTGGATTCACCGACATTATTTTTCACATGAAAAACGAGATTC
It contains:
- the LOC119337385 gene encoding probable glucan 1,3-beta-glucosidase A, translated to MALPRAGVLIFGLLCVFQLSHSSSDKDDFTKVRAVNLGGWLVVEGWIKPSLFDGIPNGDMLDGVQVQLKSVALQKYVSAVGGGGGNVNVDQDAASTWETFKLWRVSDSEFQFRCLNGQFLTASNQNVISATADSPGDSETFYIERNNTMLHIKLVNGSYLQVTNNNQLTSNYRSQPGWGDDMATFQMTIAANNLHGDYQLANGYGPAQAKAVLTEHRKSFVTGNDFLILSQNGINAVRIPVGWWIAYDPDPPAPFIGGSLENLDRAFYWAQVYGLKCIIDLHAAPGSQNGMEHSASRDGSVDWPSEVNIQKTLDVIKFLAQRYADDSSLLGIELLNEPSAGAVPLDTLVSYYKRGYKIVRSYSETAYVIFCQRIGNADPMELYQADLGPTNTVVDLHYYNLFDPYYEKLNATENIRFVYEKRLPQVRALNSANGPLVFVGEWVNEWNAANASQIQYRSFGKAQLEVFGEASFGWSYWTVRCNSVHWDYEWNVRNRYLLIGGSPLQRANYMMLVAGCLVYLLLLTLIQ